One part of the Dyadobacter sp. 676 genome encodes these proteins:
- a CDS encoding FG-GAP-like repeat-containing protein, protein MKNRYMPILYVGMVLAAFAAIFYLFDRISRSLPRNPLKTRPASALSVGMPQAALPGTTLSDIRKSLEKQEYHISYDEQKKKLQSPNRSNNIRAYYEPGKLTVQTRVDTTGDGFRLELLNEGIFADGKLLYAPEITAKAGHHENKVQISHSAFTEEFINNEDGVRQNFIVQTAPEGTRQLQVKMTAKGLKVEQGSGNELRFYSQTSDGKTRNELVYSDLKCWDADKKPLNATLAYVDNRIQISVDVANAVYPVTIDPIIANGTPQNANKVLEINQSYMWLGFSVSSAGDVNGDGYSDVIVGAPQYDKGQDNEGAAFVYKGGASGLTLTAVTLEVNQADAQMGYSVASAGDFNGDGFSDVLAGIPFYDDDETNNAGAAVLYLGSATFFTSTIIGHTYLNGTLGALVGVSVATAGDVNGDGFSDVLIGASQDSNGQSKEGTVTLSYGSANGNLFANFTTLEINQANAQFGYSLGPAGDVDADGFSDIIIGARWYTNGQGQDGEGAAFIYRGGNGGLQGNPTIIEGNQYDAGLGNKVSSAGDVNGDGYSDVLIAAYVYDGPNLKDQGKVSLHLGSSTGINPQPARVFEGGHADDRMGSSIACAGDVNGDGYSDILIGAQYYDNGQFNEGSVFVYHGSKDGIVGSPVSTLESNQADGWFGTAVASAGDVNGDGYSDILIGCYTFDNGQKDEGHVFVYHGGAEGIGTNGAYNMVGTDGGSKMGYSVASAGDVNGDGFDDVIVGSPEYDYNGVAGGIAIVYYGASNGLDANNKLILSKNQGGSYFGGSVAGAGDVNGDGYGDVIVGASEYDNNEADEGVAFVYYGSNTGINAGTSILLENNFAYSDFGSAVSGAGDINRDGYADIIIGDEDYYTAGQSYEGAIFIYYGSAAGPSNPAIIESNIGFASLGGSVSSAGDVNGDGYGDIIAGAAYYGGKGAAYIFHGSAQGIGSSPKIIQGDQDDALFGLSVSGAGDINGDGYSDIVVGAPRYDKNEQGEGIAFVYYGTNSGISDVSPTILEQNIVSGGLGFTVHTAGDVNGDGYSDIILGAGDFGGANASTIKGKAFLYHGSPTGIKPTASFSTEGNHDGANLGYSVSGAGDVNGDGYSDIIIGAPHANVGLVTDGGNASIFYGNNGKGLRNNIRLYNDNFVSPISQSQFAKSNFGLGLFAKSFIGKNKGRLVWETVSNGTPFSKSGTQPITTSTQSTGQSGLITLAATGTQNIAAVSKAAGVATRVRARVRYSPVLAITGQMYGPWRYLQSQLAGYNNAPVPEETAAETVIRKVANTENSKTAVVPFPNPVSDKLFIKTENADQIRSVRFFAPDGKLLYQSQNVAAGVDVSRLDTGVYLLQVSRKDGSHSSHKVIVDK, encoded by the coding sequence ATGAAAAATCGTTACATGCCCATTCTGTACGTCGGAATGGTTTTGGCAGCTTTCGCCGCCATTTTTTACCTCTTCGACCGCATCAGCCGGTCCCTACCACGAAACCCTCTTAAAACACGGCCGGCTTCCGCACTCTCCGTGGGAATGCCGCAAGCGGCCCTGCCCGGAACAACCCTGTCAGATATCCGCAAATCGCTGGAAAAGCAGGAGTACCACATTTCCTACGATGAACAAAAAAAGAAGCTGCAAAGCCCCAACCGCAGCAACAACATCCGCGCCTACTACGAGCCGGGTAAGCTCACGGTTCAGACACGCGTCGACACCACCGGCGATGGTTTCAGGTTGGAATTGCTAAATGAAGGCATATTCGCCGACGGAAAGCTGCTCTATGCGCCCGAAATTACCGCCAAAGCCGGGCACCACGAAAACAAGGTGCAGATCAGCCACAGCGCATTCACCGAGGAGTTCATCAACAATGAAGACGGCGTCCGCCAGAATTTCATCGTCCAAACCGCCCCGGAAGGCACCCGCCAGTTGCAGGTAAAAATGACCGCCAAAGGCCTCAAAGTCGAACAAGGCTCCGGCAATGAACTGCGCTTCTATTCCCAGACTTCCGACGGCAAAACCCGCAATGAGCTCGTTTACAGCGACCTCAAATGCTGGGACGCCGACAAAAAGCCGCTGAATGCGACGCTGGCTTATGTGGATAACCGCATTCAGATCAGCGTCGATGTAGCAAATGCTGTCTACCCCGTTACAATCGACCCCATTATTGCCAATGGTACGCCGCAAAATGCGAATAAGGTACTCGAGATCAACCAGAGCTACATGTGGCTGGGTTTCTCGGTATCGAGCGCGGGGGATGTGAATGGCGACGGCTATAGCGATGTGATCGTGGGTGCACCACAGTATGACAAGGGGCAGGATAACGAAGGGGCAGCGTTTGTGTACAAGGGTGGTGCGTCCGGTTTGACCCTGACGGCTGTTACCCTTGAAGTTAATCAGGCCGATGCTCAAATGGGATATTCTGTGGCTAGTGCGGGGGATTTCAACGGAGACGGTTTCAGTGATGTGCTCGCGGGAATTCCATTTTATGACGATGATGAGACCAATAATGCAGGAGCCGCAGTACTTTATCTAGGTTCTGCAACATTTTTCACTTCTACAATCATTGGTCACACGTATCTTAATGGAACACTCGGAGCCTTGGTAGGTGTATCGGTGGCAACGGCAGGTGATGTCAACGGCGACGGATTCAGCGACGTGTTGATAGGTGCCAGTCAAGATTCTAATGGGCAAAGCAAAGAGGGAACCGTGACATTAAGCTACGGAAGTGCAAACGGCAACCTCTTCGCCAACTTTACTACTCTCGAAATAAATCAAGCCAATGCTCAATTCGGTTATTCGCTAGGCCCGGCAGGCGACGTCGATGCCGACGGTTTCAGCGACATCATCATAGGTGCCCGGTGGTACACCAACGGTCAGGGTCAGGACGGAGAAGGGGCCGCTTTCATTTATCGTGGCGGCAATGGCGGTTTGCAGGGAAACCCGACCATCATAGAAGGTAACCAATACGACGCCGGTTTAGGCAACAAAGTGAGCTCGGCCGGCGATGTGAACGGGGATGGATATAGCGACGTACTTATCGCAGCCTATGTTTATGATGGGCCGAACTTAAAAGATCAGGGAAAAGTTTCGCTGCACCTGGGTTCCTCTACCGGCATCAACCCGCAGCCTGCCAGGGTCTTTGAAGGCGGCCATGCCGACGACCGCATGGGTTCTTCCATCGCCTGCGCAGGTGACGTCAATGGCGACGGCTATTCCGATATACTTATTGGTGCGCAATACTATGATAACGGCCAATTCAATGAAGGCTCTGTATTCGTTTACCACGGATCCAAAGACGGCATTGTCGGAAGCCCGGTCTCCACCCTGGAAAGCAACCAGGCCGACGGCTGGTTTGGCACAGCCGTCGCCAGTGCGGGGGATGTGAACGGTGACGGTTACAGCGATATTCTTATCGGCTGCTACACTTTTGACAATGGCCAGAAAGATGAAGGCCACGTGTTTGTGTATCATGGCGGCGCGGAAGGGATTGGGACAAATGGGGCGTATAATATGGTCGGGACTGATGGCGGTTCAAAGATGGGCTATTCCGTCGCCAGTGCAGGAGATGTGAATGGAGACGGCTTTGATGATGTGATCGTAGGTTCTCCGGAGTATGATTACAATGGAGTGGCAGGAGGAATTGCCATTGTATACTACGGAGCATCGAACGGCCTTGATGCGAACAATAAACTTATTTTGAGCAAGAATCAAGGAGGTAGCTATTTCGGTGGTTCGGTAGCGGGCGCTGGTGACGTCAATGGAGATGGTTACGGTGACGTGATTGTTGGGGCAAGTGAATATGATAATAATGAGGCAGACGAAGGAGTTGCGTTCGTTTATTATGGCTCAAATACTGGTATAAATGCAGGTACCAGTATTCTATTGGAAAACAACTTTGCTTATTCCGATTTTGGTAGTGCTGTTTCCGGTGCTGGAGATATTAATCGCGACGGATACGCCGACATAATCATCGGTGACGAAGACTACTATACAGCTGGCCAAAGTTACGAGGGTGCAATTTTCATCTACTACGGCTCGGCAGCAGGACCTTCAAACCCGGCTATCATTGAATCGAACATAGGCTTCGCGTCCTTGGGTGGCTCGGTATCGTCCGCAGGGGACGTGAACGGCGATGGTTATGGTGATATCATTGCTGGTGCCGCATATTATGGTGGTAAGGGAGCAGCGTATATCTTTCATGGATCGGCGCAGGGCATTGGAAGTAGTCCAAAAATAATCCAAGGGGATCAAGATGATGCTCTATTTGGACTTTCGGTTTCCGGCGCTGGTGACATTAATGGCGATGGTTATAGCGACATTGTCGTCGGGGCTCCACGTTACGACAAAAACGAACAGGGTGAAGGCATTGCATTTGTTTATTACGGCACAAATAGCGGTATCAGTGACGTGAGCCCCACTATCCTCGAACAAAACATTGTAAGCGGAGGCCTCGGATTCACCGTCCACACAGCGGGCGATGTCAATGGAGACGGATATAGTGACATTATATTAGGTGCTGGTGATTTTGGCGGCGCCAACGCTTCGACCATCAAAGGAAAAGCATTTCTGTATCATGGCTCTCCAACCGGTATCAAACCTACTGCTTCGTTTAGTACAGAAGGCAATCATGACGGTGCTAACCTCGGCTACTCGGTTTCCGGTGCGGGTGACGTAAATGGTGATGGATATAGTGACATTATCATCGGTGCTCCCCACGCCAATGTAGGCCTGGTGACTGACGGAGGTAACGCGTCCATTTTCTACGGCAACAACGGCAAAGGCCTGCGAAACAACATCCGGCTTTACAATGATAACTTCGTTTCTCCCATCAGCCAAAGCCAGTTTGCCAAAAGCAATTTCGGTTTGGGGCTGTTTGCGAAATCGTTTATCGGTAAGAACAAGGGAAGGCTCGTTTGGGAAACTGTCTCGAATGGCACTCCTTTTTCAAAATCAGGCACACAGCCTATTACGACGAGTACGCAAAGCACCGGGCAATCGGGGTTAATTACTTTGGCTGCTACGGGAACGCAAAATATTGCAGCGGTAAGCAAGGCAGCCGGCGTAGCCACCAGAGTCCGCGCGCGCGTGCGTTACTCGCCTGTGCTGGCCATTACCGGCCAGATGTACGGACCATGGCGGTATTTGCAATCGCAATTGGCCGGCTACAACAACGCCCCGGTGCCTGAGGAAACTGCGGCAGAGACGGTCATTCGCAAGGTAGCAAATACGGAAAACTCGAAAACGGCTGTCGTTCCTTTCCCTAACCCGGTTTCGGACAAGCTGTTTATCAAAACTGAAAATGCGGACCAGATCCGTTCTGTCCGTTTTTTCGCGCCCGATGGAAAGCTCCTGTACCAATCGCAAAATGTCGCCGCGGGTGTGGACGTAAGCCGGCTCGACACGGGCGTATATCTGCTGCAGGTCTCGCGGAAGGATGGCTCTCACAGCTCCCACAAGGTGATAGTGGATAAATAG
- a CDS encoding FG-GAP-like repeat-containing protein, translated as MKNRYMPILYVGMVLAAFAAIFYLFDRISRSLPRNPLKTRPASALSAGMPEAALPGTTLSDIRKSLEKQEYHISYDEQKKKLQSPNRRNNIRAYYEPGKLTVQTRVDTTGDGFKMELVNEGVFADGKLLYAPEITAKADHHENKVQISHSAFTEEFINNEDGVRQNFIVQTAPEGTRQLQVKMTAKGLKVEQGSGNELRFYSQTSDGKTCNELVYSDLKCWDADKKPLNATLAYVNNRIQISVDVANAVYPVTIDPIIANGTPQNANKVLEINQSYMWLGFSVASAGDVNGDGYSDVIVGAPQYDKGQDNEGAAFVYIGGPSGLTLTAYTLECNQANAQMGYSVASAGDFNGDGYSDVLVGIPYYDNNFQNEGMANLYFGSAQGIPDNSVPMSFATHNAEDLFGVALATAGDIDADGYSDIIIGAHQADYHRGIVLVIQGAGTNIKGIVTLHPGFADARFGYSVAPAGDVDADGYSDIIVGARYYTNGQGQDAEGAAFIYRGSANGLLSNPLIIEGNQYDAGLGNNVSSAGDVNGDGYSDVLIAAYVYDGPNLKDQGKVSLHLGSSTGINPQPARVFEGGHVNDRMGSSIACAGDVNGDGYSDILIGAQYYDNGQFNEGSVFVYHGSKDGIVGSPVSTLESNQADGWFGTAVASAGDVNGDGYSDILIGCYTFDNGQKDEGHVFVYHGGPEGIGTNETVTLTASAAGALGSSVASAGDVNSDGYDDIIVGAPTFDVNGTVGGIAVLYYGSLNGIESSNQLVLSKNLADSYFGCSVAGAGDVNGDGYGDVVVGAKYYSNGQDDEGAIYIYHGSSGGLGPQEVIHFERGIANSYFGHAVAGAGDINRDGYADIVVGAPGSPNAAYVYQGSAAGITGNPKVLQSGQNGSNFGKSVAAAGDVNGDGYGDVIVGDDWYGQEDAGAAFVYHGSNSGIVVNPAATLLCDQQGAIMGRSVAGAGDVNGDGYSDIIVGAPNYNNGQEYEGVVLAYYGSSTGISNTSPLLLEMNKDYDHFGEAVSGAGDVNGDGYSDIIIGAPYFSEGELAEGAAYVFHGSPTGLKTSPAFQLENGNIDNAYIGFDVAGAGDVNGDGYSDIIAGGPYAFGVGAAVVCYGNNGKGLRNNVRLFNDDLLSPISQSQFAKTNFGLGLFAKSFIGKNKGRLVWETVSNGTPFSKSGTQPITTSTQSTGQSGLITLAATGTQNIAAVSKAAGVATRVRARVRYSPVLAITGQMYGPWRYLQSQLAGYNNAPVPQEAMAETIRRKARPETETSVSLFPNPASDRLSIQVTDPSDIRTVRLYNTSGTPVFQSQRYEHDIDVSKLPGGIYILMLNRANGTTASHRILIRR; from the coding sequence ATGAAAAATCGTTACATGCCCATTCTGTACGTCGGAATGGTTTTGGCAGCTTTCGCCGCCATTTTTTACCTTTTCGACCGCATCAGCCGGTCCCTACCACGAAACCCTCTTAAAACACGGCCGGCTTCCGCACTCTCCGCGGGAATGCCGGAAGCGGCCCTGCCCGGAACAACCCTGTCAGATATCCGCAAATCGCTGGAAAAGCAGGAGTACCACATTTCCTACGATGAACAAAAAAAGAAGCTGCAAAGCCCCAACCGCCGCAACAACATCCGCGCTTACTACGAGCCGGGTAAGCTCACGGTCCAGACACGCGTCGACACAACCGGCGACGGCTTCAAGATGGAACTCGTGAATGAAGGCGTATTCGCCGACGGCAAGCTGCTCTATGCACCCGAAATCACTGCAAAAGCTGATCACCATGAAAACAAAGTGCAAATCAGCCACAGCGCATTCACCGAGGAATTTATTAACAACGAAGATGGCGTCCGCCAGAATTTCATCGTCCAAACCGCCCCGGAAGGCACCCGCCAGTTGCAGGTAAAAATGACCGCCAAAGGCCTCAAAGTCGAACAAGGCTCCGGCAATGAACTGCGCTTCTATTCCCAGACTTCCGACGGCAAAACTTGCAACGAGCTCGTTTACAGCGACCTCAAATGCTGGGACGCCGACAAAAAGCCGCTGAATGCGACGCTCGCTTATGTGAATAACCGCATTCAGATCAGCGTCGATGTAGCAAATGCTGTTTACCCCGTTACAATCGACCCCATTATTGCCAATGGTACGCCGCAGAATGCGAACAAGGTACTCGAGATCAACCAGAGCTACATGTGGCTGGGCTTTTCAGTGGCTAGCGCGGGGGATGTGAATGGGGATGGTTACAGCGATGTGATCGTGGGTGCTCCGCAGTATGACAAGGGGCAGGACAATGAAGGAGCGGCGTTTGTGTACATAGGCGGTCCCTCGGGACTCACACTTACCGCCTACACTCTGGAATGCAACCAGGCCAATGCTCAAATGGGCTACTCGGTCGCCAGCGCAGGAGATTTCAATGGGGATGGATACAGTGATGTGCTGGTTGGGATACCCTATTATGACAATAATTTTCAGAATGAAGGTATGGCTAATCTCTATTTTGGCTCAGCACAGGGTATCCCCGATAACTCCGTTCCGATGAGCTTCGCCACTCATAACGCGGAGGATCTCTTTGGCGTCGCGCTAGCCACAGCCGGTGATATCGATGCCGATGGATACAGCGACATTATCATTGGAGCGCACCAGGCAGATTATCACCGCGGAATTGTGCTCGTTATCCAGGGAGCTGGTACCAACATAAAAGGCATAGTAACTCTTCATCCTGGCTTTGCCGACGCTAGGTTCGGCTACTCCGTCGCTCCTGCCGGCGACGTGGATGCTGACGGATACAGCGATATCATCGTTGGCGCCCGCTATTATACCAATGGGCAGGGACAGGATGCGGAAGGAGCCGCATTCATTTACCGCGGAAGTGCCAATGGATTACTCTCCAACCCGCTAATCATAGAAGGTAACCAATACGACGCCGGTTTAGGAAACAACGTGAGCTCGGCGGGCGATGTGAACGGGGACGGATATAGCGACGTACTTATCGCAGCCTATGTATATGATGGGCCGAACTTGAAGGACCAGGGAAAAGTTTCCCTGCACCTGGGTTCCTCTACCGGCATCAACCCGCAACCCGCCAGGGTCTTTGAAGGCGGCCATGTCAATGACCGCATGGGTTCTTCCATCGCCTGCGCAGGTGACGTCAATGGCGACGGCTATTCCGATATACTTATTGGTGCGCAATACTATGATAACGGCCAATTCAATGAAGGCTCTGTATTCGTTTACCACGGATCCAAAGACGGCATTGTCGGAAGCCCGGTCTCCACCCTGGAAAGCAACCAGGCCGACGGCTGGTTTGGCACAGCCGTCGCCAGTGCGGGGGATGTGAACGGTGACGGTTACAGCGATATTCTTATCGGCTGCTACACTTTTGACAATGGCCAGAAAGACGAAGGCCATGTGTTTGTTTACCATGGCGGGCCGGAAGGGATTGGGACAAATGAGACGGTGACGCTTACGGCAAGTGCTGCCGGCGCGTTGGGTTCCTCCGTAGCAAGCGCTGGAGATGTGAACAGCGACGGCTACGATGATATCATTGTAGGCGCTCCGACATTTGACGTTAATGGAACCGTAGGAGGTATAGCTGTACTATACTACGGTTCTTTGAATGGTATTGAATCAAGCAATCAACTGGTGCTAAGCAAGAACCTGGCTGACAGCTACTTTGGCTGTTCGGTAGCCGGTGCCGGCGATGTGAACGGTGACGGTTATGGCGATGTGGTTGTCGGCGCGAAATACTACTCCAACGGTCAGGACGATGAGGGCGCCATTTATATCTACCATGGGTCATCAGGTGGGTTAGGCCCGCAAGAAGTGATTCATTTTGAGAGAGGTATAGCAAATAGCTATTTCGGCCATGCAGTCGCGGGGGCGGGGGATATCAACAGGGATGGATACGCGGACATTGTCGTCGGCGCCCCGGGTTCCCCGAATGCTGCATACGTATACCAGGGGTCTGCTGCCGGGATCACAGGGAACCCAAAAGTTCTTCAATCTGGCCAGAATGGCTCAAATTTCGGAAAGAGCGTGGCTGCTGCCGGAGATGTCAACGGAGATGGCTACGGTGACGTTATTGTAGGCGACGACTGGTACGGCCAGGAAGATGCCGGTGCCGCTTTCGTTTATCATGGGTCAAATAGTGGAATAGTAGTCAACCCTGCCGCCACTTTGCTTTGCGATCAGCAAGGCGCTATAATGGGCAGATCGGTGGCCGGGGCAGGAGATGTTAATGGGGATGGTTATTCGGATATCATCGTCGGCGCGCCCAACTATAATAACGGCCAAGAATATGAGGGCGTCGTGTTAGCTTACTACGGCTCGTCAACAGGGATTTCCAATACCAGCCCACTGTTGCTGGAAATGAACAAGGATTATGACCACTTCGGTGAGGCAGTTAGTGGTGCCGGCGATGTGAACGGGGACGGATACAGCGATATTATTATTGGAGCCCCCTATTTCAGCGAAGGAGAGCTGGCTGAGGGGGCGGCTTACGTTTTTCACGGATCGCCGACGGGTTTAAAGACTTCACCTGCCTTTCAACTTGAAAATGGTAATATTGACAATGCATATATTGGTTTTGATGTCGCGGGCGCCGGCGATGTGAACGGTGACGGGTATAGTGACATCATCGCAGGTGGTCCATATGCATTTGGCGTTGGCGCCGCAGTTGTGTGCTACGGCAACAACGGCAAAGGCCTGCGAAACAACGTCCGCCTCTTCAACGACGATTTACTCTCACCCATCAGCCAAAGCCAGTTTGCCAAAACCAATTTCGGTTTGGGACTGTTTGCGAAATCGTTTATCGGTAAAAACAAGGGAAGGCTCGTTTGGGAAACTGTCTCGAATGGCACTCCTTTTTCAAAATCAGGCACACAGCCTATTACGACGAGTACGCAAAGCACCGGGCAATCGGGGTTAATTACTTTGGCTGCTACGGGAACGCAAAATATTGCAGCGGTAAGCAAGGCAGCCGGCGTAGCCACCAGGGTCCGGGCGCGCGTGCGTTACTCGCCTGTGCTGGCCATTACCGGCCAGATGTACGGACCGTGGCGGTATTTGCAATCGCAATTGGCAGGCTACAACAACGCCCCGGTGCCGCAAGAAGCCATGGCCGAGACGATCAGAAGAAAGGCCCGGCCGGAAACCGAGACTTCAGTTTCACTATTCCCCAACCCGGCTTCGGACAGGCTGTCCATTCAGGTCACAGATCCTTCCGATATCCGCACAGTCCGGCTGTACAACACCAGCGGAACACCGGTATTCCAGTCGCAGCGCTACGAACACGACATTGACGTAAGCAAATTACCCGGTGGCATCTATATCCTCATGCTCAACCGGGCCAACGGCACAACTGCCTCGCACAGGATACTTATCCGGCGATAG
- a CDS encoding T9SS type A sorting domain-containing protein: MGEANEGNAYVFHGSPNGVKTASSFSKEGDIASNFVGKTVAGAGDINGDGYSDVLVGAPAYNNGQAVDAGAVFVYYGNNGKGCRNNIRLYNDNLLSPISQSQFAKTNFGLGLFAKSFIGKNKGRLVWETVSNGTPFSKSGTQPITTSTQSTGQSGLITLAATGTQNIAAVSKAAGVATRVRARVRYSPVLAITGQMYGPWRYLQSQLAGYNNAPVPQEAMAETIRRKAGPEIGTSVSLFPNPASDRLFIQVTDPSDIRTVRLYNTSGTPVFQSQRYEHDVDVSKLPGGIYILMLNRANGTTTSHRIFIRR; the protein is encoded by the coding sequence ATGGGGGAAGCAAACGAGGGAAATGCGTATGTATTCCACGGCTCGCCTAACGGGGTGAAGACGGCGAGCTCGTTCAGCAAAGAAGGGGACATAGCCAGCAACTTTGTGGGCAAAACTGTTGCAGGTGCCGGAGACATTAATGGGGACGGATATAGCGATGTGCTTGTTGGAGCACCAGCCTATAATAACGGGCAGGCAGTAGACGCAGGAGCTGTGTTCGTGTACTATGGCAACAATGGCAAAGGCTGCCGAAACAATATACGACTCTACAATGATAACCTTCTCTCGCCCATCAGCCAAAGCCAGTTTGCCAAAACCAATTTCGGTTTGGGACTGTTTGCGAAATCGTTTATCGGTAAAAACAAGGGAAGGCTCGTTTGGGAGACTGTCTCGAATGGCACTCCTTTTTCAAAATCAGGCACACAGCCTATTACGACGAGTACGCAAAGCACCGGGCAATCGGGGTTAATTACTTTGGCTGCTACGGGAACGCAAAATATTGCAGCGGTAAGCAAGGCAGCCGGCGTAGCCACCAGAGTCCGCGCGCGCGTGCGTTACTCGCCTGTGCTGGCCATTACCGGCCAGATGTACGGACCATGGCGGTATTTGCAATCGCAATTGGCAGGCTACAACAATGCGCCGGTGCCACAAGAGGCCATGGCCGAGACGATCAGAAGAAAGGCCGGGCCGGAAATCGGGACTTCCGTTTCCCTATTCCCCAACCCGGCTTCGGACAGGCTGTTCATTCAGGTCACAGATCCTTCCGATATCCGCACAGTCCGGCTGTACAACACCAGCGGAACACCGGTATTCCAGTCGCAGCGCTACGAACACGACGTTGACGTAAGCAAATTACCCGGTGGCATCTATATCCTCATGCTCAACCGGGCCAACGGCACAACTACCTCGCATAGGATATTCATCCGGCGATAG